One part of the Thermovibrio ammonificans HB-1 genome encodes these proteins:
- a CDS encoding Rad52/Rad22 family DNA repair protein, whose amino-acid sequence MERKLWELVEKVNKELDNQGFKVIQKIDRGKRVLYGFLPQAVFDSMNKVFGPENWGYEILDSQVQSLEGKGMNSYAFVRIKVWIKDGDVIASREAFGGSRNDNVGDALKGAITDAVQKGLAMLSVGRVAYEGELGKFYDCYNRIAEKLKSGDSAIKKAYAEFTKENGLGRLREWPLSKLLEFCEEYKIK is encoded by the coding sequence ATGGAAAGGAAGCTCTGGGAGCTGGTTGAGAAGGTCAATAAGGAGTTGGATAACCAAGGCTTCAAGGTTATCCAGAAAATTGACAGAGGTAAGAGGGTTTTGTACGGCTTCTTACCTCAAGCTGTCTTTGACAGCATGAATAAAGTTTTTGGCCCTGAAAACTGGGGCTATGAAATCCTTGACTCTCAGGTGCAGAGCCTTGAGGGCAAGGGAATGAACTCTTACGCATTCGTGAGAATAAAGGTGTGGATTAAGGACGGCGACGTTATCGCCTCCAGAGAGGCGTTTGGAGGTAGTAGAAACGATAACGTTGGTGATGCTCTGAAAGGAGCAATTACCGACGCCGTCCAGAAAGGGCTTGCTATGCTTTCCGTAGGCCGAGTGGCTTACGAGGGGGAGCTCGGCAAGTTCTACGACTGTTATAACAGGATAGCAGAGAAGCTGAAATCAGGCGACTCCGCTATTAAGAAGGCGTATGCTGAATTTACAAAGGAAAATGGACTCGGCCGACTAAGGGAGTGGCCATTGTCCAAACTACTGGAGTTTTGCGAAGAATACAAGATTAAGTAA